A DNA window from Impatiens glandulifera chromosome 7, dImpGla2.1, whole genome shotgun sequence contains the following coding sequences:
- the LOC124944998 gene encoding serine decarboxylase-like: protein MVGTIGTEMESVSSNGGELKVLLETFDPTIVTEPVPPVVASNGKIGNTISKTGAEEEERIEKREIVLGKNVHTSCFAVTEPDIDDEDTGDREAYMAGVLARYRKTLVERTKHHLGYPYNLDFDYGALAQLQHFSINNLGDPFIESNYGVHSRQFEVGVLDWFARLWDIEKSDYWGYITNCGTEGNLHGILVGREVFPNGILYASRESHYSVFKAARMYRMECFKVATLMTGEIDCEDFKAKLLPNKEKPAIINVNIGTTVKGAVDDLDLVIQTLEECGYSHDRFYIHCDGALFGLMMPFVKRAPKVSFKKPIGSVSVSGHKFVGCPMPCGVQITRMEHINALSRNVEYLASRDATIMGSRNGHAPIFLWYTLNRKGYKGFQKEVQKCLRNAHYLKDRLVEAGISAMLNELSSTVVFERPQDEDFVRRWQLACERNMAHVIVMPNVTIEKLDYFLNELFQKRAEWYKEGGAQPPCLGTDIGTENCLCPLHK from the exons ATGGTTGGTACCATAGGAACTGAAATGGAGTCAGTGTCGTCCAATGGAGGAGAACTCAAGGTTTTACTGGAAACCTTCGATCCGACAATTGTTACCGAACCGGTGCCTCCTGTAGTGGCCTCGAATGGCAAGATCGGCAATACCATCTCTAAAACAGGCGCAGAAGAGGAAGAGAGAATTGAAAAGAGAGAGATTGTGTTGGGGAAGAATGTGCATACTTCGTGTTTCGCTGTCACGGAACCGGATATCGACGATGAGGATACAGGCGACAGAGAAGCTTACATGGCCGGTGTCTTGGCTAGGTATAGGAAGACTCTTGTTGAAAGGACTAAACATCACTTGG GATATCCATATAATCTGGACTTTGATTATGGAGCTCTAGCACAGTTGCAGCATTTCTCCATAAATAACTTAGGGGACCCATTCATTGAAAGCAACTATGGAGTTCATTCACGACAATTTGAAGTAGGTGTTTTGGATTGGTTTGCCCGTCTTTGGGATATTGAGAAGAGCGATTATTGGGGATACATCACAAACTGTGGCACAGAAGGAAATCTTCATGGTATTCTAGTTGG GAGAGAAGTTTTTCCAAATGGAATACTATACGCATCAAGGGAGTCACATTACTCTGTTTTCAAAGCAGCAAGAATGTATAGAATGGAGTGTTTCAAGGTTGCTACTTTAATGACCGGTGAGATTGATTGTGAAGATTTCAAAGCCAAGCTTCTTCCAAATAAAGAAAAGCCAGCCATTATTAACGTTAACATAG GAACAACTGTTAAAGGAGCTGTTGATGATCTTGACCTTGTCATACAGACTTTAGAAGAATGTGGATACTCGCATGATAGATTCTATATTCACTGCGACGGAGCTTTATTTGGGCTTATGATGCCTTTTGTCAAACGC GCACCCAAAGTTTCATTCAAGAAACCAATCGGAAGTGTGAGTGTTTCTGGCCATAAATTTGTAGGATGCCCAATGCCATGCGGTGTCCAGATAACAAGGATGGAACACATAAACGCTCTGTCAAGAAACGTAGAGTACCTCGCCTCTCGTGATGCGACCATTATGGGAAGCAGGAACGGACACGCTCCAATCTTCCTATGGTACACCTTAAACAGAAAAGGTTATAAGGGTTTCCAGAAAGAAGTCCAAAAATGTCTGAGAAATGCTCACTACTTGAAAGACCGGCTTGTGGAAGCAGGGATTAGTGCCATGCTCAATGAACTGAGCAGCACTGTAGTGTTTGAGCGGCCTCAGGACGAAGACTTTGTCCGTCGTTGGCAACTTGCTTGTGAGAGAAACATGGCTCATGTTATTGTCATGCCTAATGTCACTATCGAGAAGCTCGATTACTTTTTGAACGAGTTATTCCAGAAACGGGCAGAATGGTATAAAGAGGGAGGTGCTCAACCGCCTTGTCTTGGAACCGACATTGGGACTGAGAATTGTCTTTGCCCTCTTCACAAGTAA